A window of Candida orthopsilosis Co 90-125, chromosome 8 draft sequence contains these coding sequences:
- a CDS encoding Src1 protein (2 introns; similar to C. parapsilosis CPAR2_600670 and C. albicans orf19.5569; S. cerevisiae homolog SRC1 has role in mitotic sister chromatid segregation, maintenance of rDNA and localizes to nuclear envelope) translates to MEYLQPGFDPSSVTVAKLRNILNSHNIDFPSSAKKSELIQIFERELAPKAPVLLAEYTSRIGNSHDQGFMNATDNDDETSEKEGKLTPREDKKRRKGTTEPAPEKSKISTENAKVAKPRVKKEPKSKDDKNTKDTKAKHVKRSDKPEQMEHKSRKLNADEGEHETPKTEQGSEVDNSESDATENLSSFSDQNVFQLGKESSRPSRKRKLKTSDEQNVSAKKLKSPPASNRARVTKSPSKSIFDDSDSEIFDNAIVDKKRYNTPSEKENTIGAQSPKTPSAKTIKSSPHSTNEKSFRSLQEEMENFDKQLEVVKQKHITETPVKTEKEQKPKSRTTLSPTVDKDLAKSLGITIQGFQPPVVPSSMQNLSQGVDLGLTAPSNQSGESSTNVQSERLNDSEHSWTNSSILSRRNVTPQRSALLEEQALGEQKTPKSTSSRKKKKKETPSKDATPILKVTPKSSQLSKKSKTPLSGKNTPKRLRTPLGRVALTPKPRLLSINSTRNASDSDEEEEVKEGNSTTESQQVISDGPNDSIESILSVNTALTFLTWIIVMLSALFGYWYYEQKYLVGYCGQEIDQPTFEDSSVALIGKLGNALDKYCKPNCILCPQHARCFTNLELGCFEDFMEFKPWYDFVVPGHKKCIPDTKKAEKLEIMIDVALDLLRSRNAVVDCGKSSDDIQSGISVRELHDLLLSMKAPYITTEEFEELWSRSVVELKKEPDIILRQVRLADLPQGQFPSNTNNTESKVQDKVEILRSTSLSNISLKCQIQSSIMGNVSRYKYWILSLLLSVLSFKAIQLRFRRYQLEKIKIDILYQEVLDKLVKQVKLARENSNINRYIGANQLRDLILSSEDDLSERVRLWNHVGNKVEHNTNVVSKIMENHGEIMKVWEWISEER, encoded by the exons ATGGAGTATTTACAGCCCG GATTTGACCCATCTTCGGTCACAGTGGCAAAGCTAAGAAACATCTTGAATCTGCATAACATTGACTTTCCAAGCTCTGCCAAAAAATCagaattgattcaaatttttgagaGGGAGTTAGCTCCAAAGGCACCTGTATTACTCGCTGAGTACACTTCTAGAATTGGCAACTCTCATGACCAAGGTTTCATGAACGCCACTGACAACGACGACGAAACATCTGAAAAGGAAGGTAAATTGACACCAAGAGAggacaagaaaagaagaaagggCACTACTGAACCTGCACCTGAGAAATCAAAGATAAGTACAGAGAATGCCAAGGTTGCGAAACCAAGGGTCAAGAAAGAACCTAAGAGCAAAGATGACAAAAATACTAAAGATACAAAGGCTAAACATGTCAAGAGATCTGACAAACCTGAACAGATGGAACACAAATCTCGTAAGCTAAATGCTGATGAAGGAGAACACGAGACACCAAAAACAGAGCAAGGATCGGAGGTTGACAATTCTGAATCTGACGCTACAGAAAATTTGAGCTCCTTTAGTGATCAAAATGTTTTCCAATTGGGCAAGGAGCTGTCTAGACCGTCAAGGAAGAGAAAATTGAAGACCAGCGACGAGCAGAATGTCTCGGCAAAGAAATTAAAGTCTCCTCCCGCTAGTAACAGAGCACGCGTGACGAAATCTCCAAGTAAGTCAATCTTTGATGACAGTGACTCAGAAATATTTGACAATGCTATTGTCGACAAGAAGAGATATAATACACCTTCCGAAAAGGAAAACACTATTGGAGCCCAGTCTCCCAAGACCCCTTCAGCGAAGACGATAAAGTCACTGCCACATTCCACAAACGAGAAGTCTTTTAGATCATTGCAGGAAGaaatggaaaattttgataagCAGTTGGAGGTAGTCAAACAGAAACACATTACAGAGACTCCAGTAAAGACAGAGAAAGAGCAGAAACCAAAATCTCGCACCACGTTATCACCCACTGTTGATAAAGATTTGGCAAAACTGTTGGGAATCACAATCCAAGGATTTCAGCCACCAGTGGTTCCTTCACTGATGCAAAATCTCAGTCAAGGGGTTGACTTAGGTCTAACCGCACCACTGAACCAAAGTGGAGAGAGCTCAACTAATGTACAGAGTGAGCGTCTAAATGATAGTGAGCACTCTTGGACCAATAGTTCTATACTTTCAAGAAGAAACGTTACGCCACAAAGATCTGCATTATTGGAAGAACAAGCTTTGGGCGAGCAGAAAACACcgaaatcaacttcaagtaggaagaagaagaagaaggaaacCCCAAGCAAAGATGCAACACCAATCTTGAAAGTGACTCCAAAGTCGAGCCAATTGTCAAAGAAAAGTAAAACGCCCTTGTCAGGGAAAAATACTCCAAAGAGACTAAGAACACCTCTTGGGAGAGTTGCATTGACACCCAAACCAAGATTGTTATCGATAAATTCAACTAGAAATGCTCTGGATTCGgatgaggaagaggaagtAAAAGAAGGAAATCTGACCACCGAGTCTCAACAAGTTATTCTGGATGGACCTAATGATAGCATTGAAAGTATTCTTCTGGTAAATACAGCCTTGACTTTTCTCACATGGATTATTGTCATGTTATCTGCATTATTTGGGTATTGGTACTACGAGCAAAAATATTTAGTTGGTTATTGTGGccaagaaattgatcaaccCACATTTGAAGATTCATCAGTTGCATTGATTGGAAAACTTGGAAACGCTCTTGATAAATATTGCAAACCCAACTGTATACTTTGTCCACAACATGCTCGATGCTTTACAAATTTAGAATTGGGATGTTTTGAAGACTTTATGGAATTCAAGCCATGGTATGACTTTGTTGTACCAGGACACAAGAAATGTATACCAGATACGAAGAAAGCAGAGAAGTTGGAGATCATGATTGATGTGGCTCTTGATTTGTTGCGTAGCAGAaatgctgttgttgattgtggCAAAAGCTCTGATGATATTCAAAGTGGGATTTCCGTTCGAGAATTAcatgatttgttgttgtcaatGAAGGCACCTTACATCACCACTGAAGAATTTGAGGAACTTTGGTCGAGATCAGTTgttgagttgaaaaaggaacCAGATATCATCTTAAGGCAA GTCCGACTTGCAGATTTACCACAAGGACAATTCCCATCTAACACTAACAACACGGAAAGTAAGGTACAGGACAAAGTCGAAATTCTTCGATCAACGTCCTTATCAAACATTAGCTTAAAATGCCAAATACAGAGTAGTATAATGGGAAATGTTTCACGTTACAAGTATTGGATATTATCACTACTCTTGTCAGTTTTATCATTCAAGGCTATACAGCTTAGATTTAGACGTtaccaattggaaaagatcAAGATTGACATTTTGTATCAAGAAGTATTGGATAAATTGGTTAAACAAGTAAAACTTGCTCGAGAAAACTCTAATATAAACAGATATATTGGAGCTAACCAATTAAgagatttgattttgagcagtgaagatgatttgAGCGAGCGTGTTAGATTATGGAATCATGTGGGGAATAAAGTTGAGCACAATACTAACGTTGTTAGTAAGATTATGGAAAACCATGGTGAGATAATGAAGGTTTGGGAATGGATAAGTGAAGAAAGATAG